From the genome of Labedella gwakjiensis:
CCAGGCCGAAGCTCGCGATCGGGCCGGCGGAGTTGAGGCTCGTCACTCCGAGGCTCGCGACGAGCTGCGTGTAGAGCGTCACATCCTTCAGCATGAGCGTGTTGGTGAGGCCGCCCTTGAGGTAGTCGCCGTGGATGATCTTCGGGAACCGGTTGAGGCTCGCGAAGCTCACGCCGGAGCTCGCGTTGATCACGCCGAGCACGGTCTCGAGGTCGAGGTCGGCCTTCTTCGCCGCCACCATGACCTCGGCGGTCGCCGACAGCGTCACGGCGTTGAGGAAGTTGTTGAGGAGCTTGACGGTGTGCCCGGCTCCGGAGCCCCCGCAGTGGAAGACGGTGCTGGAGAAGAGGTCAAGCACGGGCCGCACGGTCTCGAGCGCGTCGGCCTCGCCGCCGACCATGAGCGTGAGGGCACCCTTCTCGGCGGCCGCCGCTCCCCCGGAGATGCCGGCGTCGAGGTACACGGCGCCTCGCGCGGCGACCTCGGCGGCGATGGCGCGGGTGGAGTCCGGCGACGAGGTGCTGAGGTCCACGATCACCTGACCGGCGTGCACGGCGTCGAGGAAGCCTGCACCGTAGACGATCGCCTCCACGACGCGACTGTCGGGCAGCGACATCAGGACGACGTCGCTCGCGGCGACCACGTCGGCGGCACTCCCGGCCGCGTCCGCCCCCGCGTCGGCGATGGACTCGGCCCGCGTGTCGAAGCCGAGCACCGCGACGTCCGCCGCCGTGATGCAGCGCGCCATCCGCCCACCCATGTTGCCGAGCCCGATGAAGCCGACCTTCTGCGTCGCCGCCTGCTGCGCGGTCCCTGTGTCCGTCATGATGCGTCCCCTCCTGTGGTCCCGGCGCCGCCCGGGCGCCGCCGATCCGCGCCGTACAGCGCGTCGTCGATGCCGGTGGGATCCCATGCCCCCGCGCCGCCGGACGGCCGTACGGTGTTGACGATCGAGGCTCCGCCGTCGGCGGTCACGATCTCGCCCGTCGTGTAGGCGGCGTCGTCGCTCAGGAGGAACGCGACGACGCCCGCGATGTCCTCCGGCGTTCCGGCGCGGCGCAACGGCGTCGTGGCGGCGCGCGCCGTCATGTCGTTCCCACCGCCGCGGGTGGTCGCGGCCGCGGCGAAGAGCTCCGTCGGAACGATTCCGGGCGCCACCCCGTTCACCCGCACGCCGAGCGGCCCTCCGTACATCGCGGCTCCGTGCACGAGGCCCGTGACCGCGTGTTTCGACGTCTGGTACGGCAGCAGATCGGCGCTGCCGCGGTGCCCGGCGATCGACGCCGTGAAGACGATCGAGCCGCCCACGTCGCGGTCGCGGTAGTGGCGCAGCGCAGCCCGGAGGCCGAGGAACTGGCCGCGTACGTTCACGGCCATGACGCGCTCGAAGTCGTCGACCGTGAGGTCCGGGATCGGCGCGAAGCTCCCGAAGATGCCCGCGTTGAGGTGGAAGAGGTCGATCTGGCCGAAGGCCTCGATCCCCGCCGCCATGTACGCGTCGACGGCGTCCTCGTCGGAGACGTCGGCCGTCACGTGGATGCCGGGCGTCGGGAGCGACGCGACCACGTCGAGCACCGCGTCCGTGTTGACGTCCACCGCCACCACGTTCGCGCCCTCGGCGGCGAGGCGCTGCGCCGACGCTCGCCCCAGTCCGCTGCCGGCCCCGGTGACCACGGCCACGGCTCCCTCGAATCGTCGGATGGTGCTCACCGTGCGTCCTCCTTCTCGTGGGTGCCGGGCTTCTCGTGGGTGCCGGGCTTCTCGTGGGTGGCCGTCGTGCGGCCGATCGTGGCGGCGAGCCCGGCGAGCGGGCCCTCCGTCACGGGTGTGAAGCGGTTCAGCGTGTCCGGGTCGTGCCCGGAGACGACGTGGGCGACCTCACCGGAGTCGACGAGCGCGCGGATGTGGTCGAAGCCCGAGTACATCGCCGGCAGGTCGGCGACGAACGCGAAGGGCATGTCGTCGTCGAACTCCTCGTAGTAGTGGAGGGCGTCGGAGGCGAGGATGACGCGACCCTCGGCGGTGTCGACGAGGACGATGCTCTGACCGGGCGTGTGACCGCCGACGCGTCGCATCGTGACGCCCGGCGCGATCTCGACCTCGTCGTCGAAGACCGACAGCCGCCCGTCCGCGTGGACCGCGCGGAGAGCGTCGAGCTCGGCGTCCTCGACGGAGTGGTGGAACTGGGTGCGCTCGGCGAGCGGCGAGGTCCAGAAGTCGTACTCGGCTCGCGCGATCGTCACGGGCGACCGATCGAAGTGGTCGAGGTTGCCGATGTGGTCGTAGTGCGCGTGCGTCACGAGCACGGGAGGGGCGTCCGACGGCTGGATGCCGAGGTGCGCGAACGCGTCGGCCGGCTGCATCAGGAACGTCCTGTTGCGGTTGTCACCACCGGCGCGCGAGAAGCCCGTGTCGACGACGATCGTGCGCTCGGCATTCCGGACGACCCACACGAAGTAGTCCATCCCGATCGGCTCGTCCGGCCGGCCGTAGATGTGGTGGTTGAGGTAGACCTCGCTCTTGTGGCCCTGGCGCGTGCCGTACTTCACGATCACGACCTCGTACTGCGTGCCCACCCCTGCGGTGTTCTCCGTCATCGTGTTCCCTTCCGTGCTCCGGCGAGTGCCGGGTGGGGGCCGCGTGCGCCCTGAGGGGTGAGCGCACGCGACCGGCTCGTATGCAGTCTCGCGTTATCGGACGAGCACGTCGTCCGTCTCGGCGGCGTGGTGCTCCGCTGTGATGTCGCGACCGGCCGTCTCCGGCAGCCACTTCCACACCACGGGGAGCGCCAGGAGCGCGACGAGCACCATGTATCCGGCGGGAGCGACCGCGCTTCCTGTGGCTCCGGCGATCCAGGTGGCGATGAACGGACCGGGACCTGCGATGAACGCGAGGGCGAAGTTGAAGCCGATGGCGCTCGCGCTCGATCGGCTCGACGCGGGGAAGAGCTCGACGAGCATGACAACGGTCGTGACGCTCACGAGGCACTGGGCCATCGAGAGCAGGACGATGCCGGCGACGACGGCCGCACCCTGCCCGCCCGACATGAGCATGAACACGGGGATCGGAAGGATCACGTAGGCCGCGGTTCCGGCCAGGTTGAGTTTCCGGCGGCCGAACTTGTCGCTCAGCGCTCCGGCGATCGGGCACAGGATCATGTACACGGTGAGGCCGATGGCGCTGAAGGTGAGGGCCGGTCCGCGCTCGAGCATGAGCGTGGTCGTGAGGTAGTTCACGACGTAGGTCGCGAGGTAGTAGAAGCCGAGGCCCTGCACCGCCGCGATCGCGAGCGTCAGCAGGATGGGCTTGAGGTTCTTGCGGAAGTTGCCCGTGAGGGGGTTCTTCTTCACCTCGCCCGAGGCCTGGACGTTCTTGTAGACGGGGGTCTCGCCGAGCTTCCAGCGGATGTAGAGGCCCACGAGGGCGAGCGGCGCGGCCATGAGGAACGGCAGACGCCAGCCCCAGCTGAGGAGGTCCTCCTCCGAGAGCACGTTGTTGAGGAAGAGCGCGAAGAGGCTTCCCACGATCGTGGCGAGGGCGGCCGTTCCGGAGATGATGCTCGCGTAGATTCCGCGGCGGCCCGTCGGGGTGCTCTCGACGAGGAAGGCGGCGGAACCCGTCCACTCGCCGCCGGCCGAGAGGCCCTGGAAGCAGCGCAGCAGCACGAGGAGGATCGGCGCGAAGACGCCGATGGTCTCGTAGGTGGGGGTGAGGCCGATGAGGGTCGTGGCGATGCCCATCGTGAGCACCGAGACCGAGAGCGCGATCCGACGGCCGTACTTGTCGCCGATCGGTCCGAGGATGAAGCCGCCGAGCGGGCGCATCACGAAGCCGACGGCGAAGACGGCGAGCGAGGAGAGGATCGCCACGAAGGGCGACGTGTCCGGCGGGAAGAACAGGGTGCCGATGATGGCGGCGAAGAAGCCGTAGACCGCGAAGTCGAACCATTCCATGAAGTTGCCGATGGCCACCGCGAGGCCGACCTTCGCGCGACTCTGGTCTGCAGAGCTGGTGTGCTGGGCCATGAGTACCTCCTTGTACTGGGACCGACCCTGTTGTCGGTTGTCGCCGAAGCCAGCCAACACGATTGTCATACGATATGTCAATAGCAGGGTCCGCGACATCGCGTGTGGCGCTTTTACGCGCCGTATTCGCTCGATCGTCGAGTAGATTTCGGAATCCGACCGCGGTATTGTCCGACAAAGCTGACGGACTCGTTCCGTTCGGATCATGTCGACGACGACAGCCGCTCCCCGCGACACGCCATCGACCACGCGAGGGAGGACCAGTGGACGTCTCGATCGACGACGCCTCTTCGATCGGCGTCGGGGCGCTGTGCGGACTCGGATACACCGAGGGAGAAGCCCGGACCATCGTCGCGCACCTTCTCGACTGCGAGCTCCGCGGTCTCGCCTACAGCGGGCTCGCTCGCATCCTGAGCATCGCGGAGCGGCTCGCCGCGCACCCCCGCACCGCACAGCGCGCCGAGGTGGTCCGCGACACCCCGGTGTCGGCTGCGATCGACGCACACGACGAGATCGGCTACCTCGTGGCGCCGATCGCGGCCGAGCTCGCACGCGACAAGGCGCTCGCGGCGGGGATCGCGGCCATCGCCGTCCGCGACACCTGGTACACGGGGATGCTCTCGTACTACCTCGAACCGCTCGCCGACGCGGGCCTCGTGACCATCGCGGCGTCGAACGCCTCGCCGTGGGTCGCCGTCGCGGGCGGAAGCGAGCCCCTCGTGGGGACGAATCCGTTCGCCATGGCGTTCCCCACGCCCGGCGGCGCGACGGTCTGGGACATCGGGACGTCGGCCGTCACCCACGCCGACGCCGTACTCGCCGGGCGCGAGGGGCGCGCACTTCCGGAGGGTGTCGCCTTCGACCCCACCGGCGCACCGACCACCGACCCCCGCGACGCACTCGCCGGCGCGCTCGCCCCGTGGGGCGGCCACCGCGGCAGCGGCCTCGCGATGGCCGTCCAGCTGCTCGGGATGCACGCCGGATCCGCCGCGCTCCCCGCCGAGCTCGCGGGCTTCGGGATGACGATCATCGCGATGCGCTCCGACCTCTTCGCCGAGGACGGCCACCTCGAACGCGAAGCCGCGGCCTTCGCCCAGGCCGTGCGGTCGTCGCGGCCCCTCGACCCGGCCGCCCCCGCCCGCATGCCCTTCGACCGCTCGCGAGCCCTCCGCGAGGAACGCCGCGCCCGCGGCACCCTCTCGATCGCGGAGGGCGTTCTCGACGCCCTCCGCCATCTCCCCGCCTGAATCACGACCGCGCGGGATTCGAAGTCGCGTCATAATCCGCCGTCAGCCCCCTCTCTGATGATGAGCGCCACTCATGAACCGGCGCGAATGGGGGCCCGACATGGGACGGAAGGAAGACGGGGACGACATGGTGAGTGCAGAACTTCTCGACACGGTCGACATCGATGAGCGGATGTTCTCGGGGGGACCGATGATCCGCGGGCACGTCGAGGTCATCACGACGATCGAATCGCACCGGTCGATCCGCGTGTGGTGCGATTGCGAGATCGGCGAGGACCACGCGTTCCGACGCCCCGGTTCCCGCTGACGCCACGGGAGGCGGGTGCATACGTGCGAATGGAATAACGCGAGCCGCGCCGACGCTTCACCGGACATGACACGCATCGGCTTCCTCTCGTTCGGGCACTGGCACCCGGGACCCGGCTCGCGCACACGCACGGGCGGTGACGCCCTGCTCCAGTCGATCGACCTCGCGGTCGCGGCGGAGGAGCTCGGCATCGACGGCGCCTACTTCCGCGTGCACCACTTCGCACGGCAGCTCGCAGCGCCGTTCCCGCTGCTCTCGGCGGTCGGCGCGAAGACGAGCCGCATCGAGATCGGCACCGGCGTGATCGACATGCGCTACGAGAACCCGCTCTACATGGCGGAGGATGCGGCCGTCGCCGACCTCATCTCCGGCGGGCGACTGCAGCTCGGCGTGAGCCGCGGATCACCCGAGACGGCCGTGAACGGCTACGAGTCCTTCGGCTACGTGCCGGCGGACGGGGAGACCGACACCGACCTGGCGCATCAGCACACGAGCATGTTCCGTGAGGCGATCGCCGGTGTCGGCATGGCGCGCTCGAACACGCTCATGACGGGCGTCGACCAGCCCCTGCCGATCCTTCCGCAGGCGCCCGGCCTGGCCGATCGCATCTGGTGGGGCGCCGGCTCGCGTGCGACCGCCGTCTGGACGGCGCAGCAGGGCATGAACCTCATGTCGTCCACCCTCCTCACCGAGGACACGGGCGTCCCGTTCGACGAGCTCCAGGCCGAGCAGATCGCACTCTTCCGTTCGGCATGGGCCGAGGCCGGCTGGGAGCGCGAACCGCGTGTGTCCGTGAGCCGCAGTGTGCTGCCGATCGTCAACGACGAGGACCGCGCCTACTTCGGACTCCGTGCCCAGGCAGACTCGAAGGACCAGGTGGGCTACCTCGACGCGAGCACGCTCGCGCGCTTCGGCCGCAGCTACATCGGCGAGCCCGACGTGATCGCGGAGGAGCTCGCGAAGGACGCCGCCGTGCAGGCGGCGGACACCGTGCTCCTCACCGTGCCGAACCAGCTCGGCGTCGCCTACAACACCCACCTGCTGGAGACGGTCGTGAACCACGTCGCGCCGGGGGCCGGCTGGCGCTAGCCGCGGGGCGGTGCCCGTCAGGCCGGTCGCGAGAACAGGTTGACGAGGTTGCCGTCGGGGTCGGCGAAGATCGTGGAGCGGTTGCCCCACGGCATCGTCGTCGGCTCGAGCACCACGTCGTCGAGTCCGTCACGGAGTCGGGCGAACTCGGCGTCCACGTCGTCCACTTGGAACTCGACGATGAGGGAGCGGTTCGTTCCGGCGTGCGGCGCTCGCTCACCGAGCGAGGTGACCGTCACCGGACTCGCGATCGCGAGCGTGCCCGCGTCCGTGCGGAACTCGGCGAACACGGGCGCCGGTCGCGATGCGGGGTTTCCGGTGACGAGTTCGTAGAAACCGGCGAGGCGGTCGACGTCGTCGGTGATGATGCGGACCGAGGCGAGGTTCATGGTGTCCTTTCGTGCGGGCCGCTCGGCCCGCCGGGCCCATCCTGCGCCGCAGCGGCGACAACGTCCTGTCGGTGTTTACGACGATTCCGGAAGCGTCCCGACGCTCTGGATGGTGCCGAACGGGATGTCCAGATCCTGGATGCCGAGCGGTCGCCGTGGCGGCCGCTCGCCCGTGGGTTCGGCTGCGACGATCCGGTCGCCGCGGAACGCGCGGACCCCGTCGCGCAGGCGGCACCACGCGATCAGGTACCAGTCGGCACCCTTCCCCACGTAGCCCATCGGTTCGATCTCGCGCAGGGTCTCGGCGCCGCCCCGGTCGCGGTAGGTCAGCCGGAGCACGTGCCCGGTGTTCACGGCGCTCGCGATCTCTGCGGACAGTCCCTGCGGCCGGCCGTCGTCGAGGAGGTAGATGCGTTGCGCCTGCTCGCGGCTCTCCCGGAGCGTCCCCTCGTCCATGACCGCCGCGACCTTGCGCAGCGCGGATGCGGCGGCCGTGCGGAACGGGCTCGTGGAGAGCGTGGTGAGCGCGAGGGACACGGCGAGCGCCTCGTCCACGGTGAAGCCGAGCGGGGCGAGAGTGTGGGAGGGGTCGATGCAGTAGCCGCCGGTGCGCCCGGGCTCCGCCCAGATCGGCACCCCCGCCTGCTGCAGCGCGGAGAGATCTCGCTCGATGGTGCGGGAACTGACGAGGAACCGCTCAGCGAGCCACCGTGCGCTCCGCGGGCGTGGGGCGACGGCGCGCAACTCCTCGACGAGCGCGTACAGGCGGTCGGTCCGGTTCATTCGGCCAATGTATCGAGGGTGGCGTGGCACCCCGACTCTTCGATGGTCGCGTTCCACATCCGGCGGGACCTTCGGCCCGGGTGCCGCCTCCCTCTCGCGCGTAGCGTGCGAAGCAGCCCTCCCGAGTTCGACGCGGGCGGGCACCACCCGCGAAGCAGGAGAGGCACCCCATGAAGGCAGCACGTTTCCACGCCCGTCACGACATCCGCATCGAGGACATCCCGGAGCCCGAGCTGCGCGCCGGGGCCGTCGCGATCGACGTCGCGTGGTGCGGGATCTGCGGAACGGACCTACACGAGTACCTCGAGGGGCCCATCTTCGTGCCGGCGCCCGGGCACCCGCACCCCCTCTCGCACGAGGAGGCGCCCGTCACGCTCGGACACGAGTTCTCCGGCGTGATCAGCGCACTCGGCGACGGCGTCACGGATCTGACCGTCGGCGAATCCGTCGTGGTCGAGCCGTACTTCGTGTGCGGCGAATGCGCGCCCTGCCTGGCCGGCAACTACCACCTCTGCACCCGGATGGGCTTCATCGGCCTTTCCGGTGGGGGCGGCGGACTGTCGGAGAAGATCGTCGTCGACCGCCGCTGGGTGCACCCCGTCGGCGACATCCCCCTCGACCAGGCCGCGCTCATCGAGCCGCTCTCGGTGGGCCACCACGCCGTCGTGCGGTCGGGAGCGAAGGCCGGCGATGTCGCCCTCGTCGGCGGCGCCGGCCCCATCGGTCTCCTCACCGCGGCTGTGCTGAAGGCGGAGGGCTGCACCGTCATCATTTCCGAGGTCACCGAGGCGCGGAAGGAGAAGGCGGTCTCGACGGGGGTCGCCGACTACGTGATCGACCCGAGCACCGAGGACCTTCAGGCGCGCGTCCTCGAGATCACGAACGGCATCGGTGTGGACGTCGCGTTCGAGTGCACGAGCGTGAACGCGGTGCTCGACGCGCTCTTCGACGCCGTGAAGCCGGCCGGCGTCATCGTGAACGTGTCCATCTGGAGCACCCCAGCGCAGATCGACATCCAGAAGCTCGTCCTCAAGGAGATCGAACTGCGCGGCACCATCGCGTACGTGCGCGACCACCCCGCCACGATCCGCCTCGTGCAGGAGGGGAAGGTGGACCTCGCACCTTTCATCACCGCGCGGATCGCCCTCGACGACCTCATCGAACAGGGCTTCGACACGCTCATCAACCACAAGGAGACGGCGGTCAAGGTGCTCGTCCACCCGTGACGTCGGGCCGGAGCCCGGCGGTACAGTCTCCCCATGACGACACCGCCGCCGCCCGGAACCCCGGGCCCCGTAGAGCCAGGGCCTGTGGTTCCGGGCTCTCCGCCGTCGGCGCCGCGTCCGCCGGCCTCGGGCGCGCGGATCGCGGACGTGACCGTCTCGGTCGTCCTGATGGTCGCGGGTGTCATCGGGTTCGCGATGCTCGCTCTCGCGTCCGTGTTCCTCGTGATGATGTCGGACGGCTGCTTCGACGACCGCTGCAACACCGACCTCATGACCGTCGGCTGGCTCATCGCCATGGTCGCGCCTCCCGCCGTCTTCATCGCCGCCATCGTGTGGACACTCATCCGCATCGCCCGCCGGAAGACCGCCTGGTGGGTGCCGGTCGCCGGCGCCGTGCTCGCTGCGGCGATCTGGTTCGGCGGCGTCGCCCTCATGGACGCGAGCCTCGGCCGCTGACCGGCAGCGCCCGCACGCCCGCACGCCCGAGGATCGCACAGGACGGACGGAGCGCACGTCAAGGTCACCGTCCGATGAGCCCTGTCCCCGTACTCTGAGGACGAGCCGTACGCCGGTTGCGCTCACCTGCACAGCCCCCGCGCTCCACCGACACGGAAGGCCTCCCCCATGGCTCCTGACAACCACGCCGACGAGCAGCACCCGACCCCCGAATCGAACCCGGAGGCGGCCACGCACGCCGAGGCCGAGGAGCAGATCGAGGCCCAGGCTCACGCGGACGCCGATTCCGATGCGCACGCCGACGCCGACACGGACGCCGACGCCGACATCGAGAACGAGGCTCACGCCGAGATCACCGGCCCGATCGACGAGGCCGACTCCGACGATGCCGACGTCACCGACCAGCCGGCCGAGAGCGAGCAGCGGAAGCTCGCCGCCGTGATCTACAACCCGGTGAAGGTCGACCTCGACGCCCTCAAGGCCACCGTGGAGAAGGAGGAGTCGGACGCCGGCTGGGAGACCACGCTGTGGTTCGAGACCTCCGTGGAAGACCCGGGCGGCGAGGTGACGAAGGAGGCCCTGAAGGCCGGCGCCACCGTCATCGTGGCGGCGGGCGGCGACGGCACCGTGCGCGCGGTCGCCGAGTCCATGTGGGACAGCGGAGCGCGACTCGCGCTGCTCCCCTCGGGCACCGGCAACCTCCTCGCCCGCAACCTCAACCTCACGCTCGACGACATGCAGTGGGCGCTCCACGTGGCGTTCTCCGGCACCGACCGGCCGATGGACATCGCGCTCATCGACATCGAGCGCGAGAACGGCGACATCGACAAGTCCGCGTTCCTCGTGATGGCGGGCGTCGGCCTCGACGCGAAGATGCTCGCGAACACCGACGACGAGCTGAAGAAGAAGATCGGCTGGCTCGCCTACGTGAAGGCGATCGCCCAGGCGCTGCGCGACAAGAACCAGCTGCGTCTGCGCTACTCGGTGGACGGCAACGAGACCCGCTCGCTGCGCGCCCACACGATCATCGTCGGCAACACGGGCACTCTCGCCGCGAACGTCCTGCTGCTCCCCGAGGCCGTGATCGACGACGGCTACTTCGAGATCGTTCTGCTCCGACCCGAGGGGTTCATCGGCTGGGTGCAGATCTTCGTCAAGGTGATCTGGGAGAACGGCGTGCTGCGGCGCAGCAAGGTCGGCCGCCTCATGATGAGCAAGGACGTCGACGCCCTCAACTACGTGAAGGGTCGCAAACTCGTGGTGCGGTTCCGTCGCCCCGAGGAGATCGAGCTCGACGGCGACGACTTCGGCCAGGCTGTGGCGTTCAACACCCGCGTGCGCCCGGGCGGGCTCACGGTGCGCGTCCCCGCCGACAGCTAGCTGTTGCTGGGCGGGAGGTTCTCGACGCGGGTCTATGACCAGTTTCATGGGTCGCCAAGACGAGTTAATCTATCTATATTCAGAGAATGGTGAAACTAGCCGATCGTCTGAGCCGTCCACATGCTGAGATCGCCTTCGCAGACTCGGGTGGAGATGGTGCTGCCGTCGTCCTGATTCATGGTGCGGGCCTCGATCATTCGATGTTCGACGCTCAGGCCACGGCTCTTGCCCAGCGCGGTTTCCGCGTAATCGAGTGGGATCTGCGCGGGCACGGACAATCGACGCTCGCAGACGGGGCTCGGTTCACGGCTTCCGATGCGCTGGACGATCTCGACTCGCTGCTTGCTGAGTGCGATGTCGCCAGGCCCGTGCTGGTCGGCCATTCATTAGGCGGCAACCTCGCGCAGGCCTTTGCTGGCGCGGCCCCGGAACGCGTGAGGGGCGTGATCGCGGTCGACTCGACATGGAACGCCGGCCCGTTGTCTCGGTTCGAACGAATCGCGCTCCGGCTCGCTGCGCCCGGACTCTCTCTGATACCGGCGGGGCGCTTGCCCGGCCTCATGGCTCGCGCCTCGGCAGTGACGCCAGAGGCGATCGCCCGGAGCGAAGCGATCTTCGCTCGCATGCCCAAGGCCAGGTTCCTGGATGTGTGGCGGGCGACGGTTTCGTTTGTCGATCCTGCTCCAGGGCGCCCGTTCCCGGTGCCGGTCGCTCTCGTACGCGGCGCCGAAGACGCGACAGGCAACATTTCGACCGCAATGCCGCGGTGGGCAAAAGCCGAAGGCGTTCAGGAGCATGTCATCCCGGAGGCCGGACATATCGTCACGTG
Proteins encoded in this window:
- a CDS encoding VOC family protein, producing MNLASVRIITDDVDRLAGFYELVTGNPASRPAPVFAEFRTDAGTLAIASPVTVTSLGERAPHAGTNRSLIVEFQVDDVDAEFARLRDGLDDVVLEPTTMPWGNRSTIFADPDGNLVNLFSRPA
- a CDS encoding SDR family NAD(P)-dependent oxidoreductase, whose amino-acid sequence is MSTIRRFEGAVAVVTGAGSGLGRASAQRLAAEGANVVAVDVNTDAVLDVVASLPTPGIHVTADVSDEDAVDAYMAAGIEAFGQIDLFHLNAGIFGSFAPIPDLTVDDFERVMAVNVRGQFLGLRAALRHYRDRDVGGSIVFTASIAGHRGSADLLPYQTSKHAVTGLVHGAAMYGGPLGVRVNGVAPGIVPTELFAAAATTRGGGNDMTARAATTPLRRAGTPEDIAGVVAFLLSDDAAYTTGEIVTADGGASIVNTVRPSGGAGAWDPTGIDDALYGADRRRPGGAGTTGGDAS
- a CDS encoding Ldh family oxidoreductase, with product MDVSIDDASSIGVGALCGLGYTEGEARTIVAHLLDCELRGLAYSGLARILSIAERLAAHPRTAQRAEVVRDTPVSAAIDAHDEIGYLVAPIAAELARDKALAAGIAAIAVRDTWYTGMLSYYLEPLADAGLVTIAASNASPWVAVAGGSEPLVGTNPFAMAFPTPGGATVWDIGTSAVTHADAVLAGREGRALPEGVAFDPTGAPTTDPRDALAGALAPWGGHRGSGLAMAVQLLGMHAGSAALPAELAGFGMTIIAMRSDLFAEDGHLEREAAAFAQAVRSSRPLDPAAPARMPFDRSRALREERRARGTLSIAEGVLDALRHLPA
- a CDS encoding NAD(P)-dependent oxidoreductase yields the protein MTDTGTAQQAATQKVGFIGLGNMGGRMARCITAADVAVLGFDTRAESIADAGADAAGSAADVVAASDVVLMSLPDSRVVEAIVYGAGFLDAVHAGQVIVDLSTSSPDSTRAIAAEVAARGAVYLDAGISGGAAAAEKGALTLMVGGEADALETVRPVLDLFSSTVFHCGGSGAGHTVKLLNNFLNAVTLSATAEVMVAAKKADLDLETVLGVINASSGVSFASLNRFPKIIHGDYLKGGLTNTLMLKDVTLYTQLVASLGVTSLNSAGPIASFGLARALGYADEISNTVVDAIGDVSGGVRLHDPAAETNDDQTGAAS
- a CDS encoding alpha/beta fold hydrolase; protein product: MVKLADRLSRPHAEIAFADSGGDGAAVVLIHGAGLDHSMFDAQATALAQRGFRVIEWDLRGHGQSTLADGARFTASDALDDLDSLLAECDVARPVLVGHSLGGNLAQAFAGAAPERVRGVIAVDSTWNAGPLSRFERIALRLAAPGLSLIPAGRLPGLMARASAVTPEAIARSEAIFARMPKARFLDVWRATVSFVDPAPGRPFPVPVALVRGAEDATGNISTAMPRWAKAEGVQEHVIPEAGHIVTWDAPDQVSRTLIGILDDWNHPVAGQKESS
- a CDS encoding DUF6264 family protein, giving the protein MTTPPPPGTPGPVEPGPVVPGSPPSAPRPPASGARIADVTVSVVLMVAGVIGFAMLALASVFLVMMSDGCFDDRCNTDLMTVGWLIAMVAPPAVFIAAIVWTLIRIARRKTAWWVPVAGAVLAAAIWFGGVALMDASLGR
- a CDS encoding LLM class flavin-dependent oxidoreductase, whose amino-acid sequence is MTRIGFLSFGHWHPGPGSRTRTGGDALLQSIDLAVAAEELGIDGAYFRVHHFARQLAAPFPLLSAVGAKTSRIEIGTGVIDMRYENPLYMAEDAAVADLISGGRLQLGVSRGSPETAVNGYESFGYVPADGETDTDLAHQHTSMFREAIAGVGMARSNTLMTGVDQPLPILPQAPGLADRIWWGAGSRATAVWTAQQGMNLMSSTLLTEDTGVPFDELQAEQIALFRSAWAEAGWEREPRVSVSRSVLPIVNDEDRAYFGLRAQADSKDQVGYLDASTLARFGRSYIGEPDVIAEELAKDAAVQAADTVLLTVPNQLGVAYNTHLLETVVNHVAPGAGWR
- a CDS encoding helix-turn-helix transcriptional regulator encodes the protein MNRTDRLYALVEELRAVAPRPRSARWLAERFLVSSRTIERDLSALQQAGVPIWAEPGRTGGYCIDPSHTLAPLGFTVDEALAVSLALTTLSTSPFRTAAASALRKVAAVMDEGTLRESREQAQRIYLLDDGRPQGLSAEIASAVNTGHVLRLTYRDRGGAETLREIEPMGYVGKGADWYLIAWCRLRDGVRAFRGDRIVAAEPTGERPPRRPLGIQDLDIPFGTIQSVGTLPESS
- a CDS encoding MFS transporter produces the protein MAQHTSSADQSRAKVGLAVAIGNFMEWFDFAVYGFFAAIIGTLFFPPDTSPFVAILSSLAVFAVGFVMRPLGGFILGPIGDKYGRRIALSVSVLTMGIATTLIGLTPTYETIGVFAPILLVLLRCFQGLSAGGEWTGSAAFLVESTPTGRRGIYASIISGTAALATIVGSLFALFLNNVLSEEDLLSWGWRLPFLMAAPLALVGLYIRWKLGETPVYKNVQASGEVKKNPLTGNFRKNLKPILLTLAIAAVQGLGFYYLATYVVNYLTTTLMLERGPALTFSAIGLTVYMILCPIAGALSDKFGRRKLNLAGTAAYVILPIPVFMLMSGGQGAAVVAGIVLLSMAQCLVSVTTVVMLVELFPASSRSSASAIGFNFALAFIAGPGPFIATWIAGATGSAVAPAGYMVLVALLALPVVWKWLPETAGRDITAEHHAAETDDVLVR
- a CDS encoding 2,3-butanediol dehydrogenase, whose translation is MKAARFHARHDIRIEDIPEPELRAGAVAIDVAWCGICGTDLHEYLEGPIFVPAPGHPHPLSHEEAPVTLGHEFSGVISALGDGVTDLTVGESVVVEPYFVCGECAPCLAGNYHLCTRMGFIGLSGGGGGLSEKIVVDRRWVHPVGDIPLDQAALIEPLSVGHHAVVRSGAKAGDVALVGGAGPIGLLTAAVLKAEGCTVIISEVTEARKEKAVSTGVADYVIDPSTEDLQARVLEITNGIGVDVAFECTSVNAVLDALFDAVKPAGVIVNVSIWSTPAQIDIQKLVLKEIELRGTIAYVRDHPATIRLVQEGKVDLAPFITARIALDDLIEQGFDTLINHKETAVKVLVHP
- a CDS encoding diacylglycerol/lipid kinase family protein, with translation MAPDNHADEQHPTPESNPEAATHAEAEEQIEAQAHADADSDAHADADTDADADIENEAHAEITGPIDEADSDDADVTDQPAESEQRKLAAVIYNPVKVDLDALKATVEKEESDAGWETTLWFETSVEDPGGEVTKEALKAGATVIVAAGGDGTVRAVAESMWDSGARLALLPSGTGNLLARNLNLTLDDMQWALHVAFSGTDRPMDIALIDIERENGDIDKSAFLVMAGVGLDAKMLANTDDELKKKIGWLAYVKAIAQALRDKNQLRLRYSVDGNETRSLRAHTIIVGNTGTLAANVLLLPEAVIDDGYFEIVLLRPEGFIGWVQIFVKVIWENGVLRRSKVGRLMMSKDVDALNYVKGRKLVVRFRRPEEIELDGDDFGQAVAFNTRVRPGGLTVRVPADS
- a CDS encoding N-acyl homoserine lactonase family protein translates to MTENTAGVGTQYEVVIVKYGTRQGHKSEVYLNHHIYGRPDEPIGMDYFVWVVRNAERTIVVDTGFSRAGGDNRNRTFLMQPADAFAHLGIQPSDAPPVLVTHAHYDHIGNLDHFDRSPVTIARAEYDFWTSPLAERTQFHHSVEDAELDALRAVHADGRLSVFDDEVEIAPGVTMRRVGGHTPGQSIVLVDTAEGRVILASDALHYYEEFDDDMPFAFVADLPAMYSGFDHIRALVDSGEVAHVVSGHDPDTLNRFTPVTEGPLAGLAATIGRTTATHEKPGTHEKPGTHEKEDAR